From a single Senegalia massiliensis genomic region:
- a CDS encoding PucR family transcriptional regulator, which produces MKVEDLMSYPLFDDFEIIAGHKGIDREITTVSVMDAPDIYKWMKGGEFLMTTGYIMKENPLDFKNLIINLDKMGASALGIKLKRFIDKLPQEVIDIADRLNFPIVFIPLKYSFVDVINPILSEIINKQARTLLYSQKIHNSFTELVIDGGSIEKIIKTLTKIINKNIIYYDIYFDKIYGAAYIDVDIDNVLDNYIYYPIKIDNIKYGYIIIYDEQKIIAEYDEIAIEHASTVLKLEIQKKISNIQIESRYRHEFIQDLIMDNVKSLQEIINRAKVYDWDFEKGNVVAIFDIDNFKGQYLNLNKENRIELEIIKENIFLYIRKIIKNKFKDAVYTNFSDSIIFILKPFENDLDNFKVKFKEVSTMIKKEILQKYKFSITIGVGSYKLSPTDINISYNQAKKSIQIARNIYRKNATMFYEDLGIYKLFDKLSSETEKIDFYKSYIGKLLEYDQENNTNFLNTLKCLYENDWNLKVTAKQMYIHYNTMKYRFNKIMEILKLDLKNSEDKLNVSVALKLLDMAK; this is translated from the coding sequence ATGAAAGTAGAAGACCTAATGAGTTATCCTTTATTTGATGACTTTGAGATAATAGCAGGACATAAAGGTATTGATAGAGAAATTACAACTGTAAGTGTAATGGATGCCCCTGATATATATAAATGGATGAAAGGTGGAGAATTTTTGATGACCACCGGATATATAATGAAAGAAAATCCTTTAGATTTTAAAAATTTAATTATTAATTTAGACAAAATGGGAGCATCAGCCCTTGGAATAAAACTAAAGAGGTTTATAGACAAGCTTCCACAAGAAGTAATAGATATAGCAGATCGATTAAACTTTCCTATTGTTTTTATACCACTTAAATATTCATTTGTAGATGTTATAAATCCAATTTTATCAGAAATAATAAACAAGCAAGCTAGAACATTATTATACTCTCAAAAGATTCATAATTCGTTTACAGAGCTTGTAATAGATGGTGGGAGTATAGAAAAGATAATAAAAACTCTAACTAAAATAATAAATAAAAACATAATATATTACGATATATACTTTGATAAAATATATGGAGCTGCATATATAGACGTAGATATAGATAATGTACTTGATAATTATATTTATTATCCTATAAAAATAGATAATATAAAATATGGATATATAATAATATATGATGAACAAAAAATCATAGCAGAATATGATGAAATAGCTATAGAACATGCATCTACTGTATTGAAACTGGAAATACAAAAGAAGATATCAAATATTCAAATTGAATCAAGATATAGACATGAGTTTATACAAGATCTTATAATGGACAATGTAAAGTCCCTTCAAGAAATAATTAATAGAGCAAAAGTGTATGATTGGGATTTTGAAAAAGGTAATGTAGTTGCAATATTTGATATAGATAATTTTAAAGGACAATATTTAAATTTAAATAAAGAAAATAGAATTGAACTAGAAATAATAAAGGAAAATATATTTTTATATATAAGAAAAATTATAAAAAACAAATTTAAAGATGCAGTATATACAAATTTTAGTGATAGTATAATATTTATATTAAAGCCATTTGAAAATGACTTAGATAATTTTAAGGTAAAGTTCAAAGAAGTATCAACTATGATTAAAAAAGAAATATTACAAAAGTATAAATTCAGTATAACAATAGGAGTGGGAAGTTATAAATTATCACCAACAGATATAAATATAAGTTATAATCAAGCTAAAAAGTCTATACAAATAGCAAGAAATATTTATAGAAAAAATGCTACAATGTTTTATGAAGATTTAGGAATATATAAGTTATTTGATAAGTTAAGTAGTGAAACAGAAAAAATAGATTTTTATAAATCATATATTGGTAAACTATTGGAATATGATCAAGAAAATAATACTAATTTTTTGAACACATTAAAGTGTTTATATGAGAATGATTGGAATCTGAAAGTAACAGCAAAGCAAATGTATATACATTATAATACTATGAAATATAGATTTAATAAAATAATGGAAATATTGAAATTAGATTTAAAAAATAGTGAAGATAAATTAAACGTATCAGTAGCACTTAAATTACTAGATATGGCTAAATAA
- the rbsK gene encoding ribokinase has translation MSDVVVVGSLNMDMVVSVPHIPKIGETILATDIQYYGGGKGSNQAIAAARLGCKVSMIGKVGNDNNGEELIQSLKSEGINTEGVEISNNISGTAFINVSSDGDNNIVVYPGANNDIDIEQIERYREIIENSKICILQMEIPYRVVKYVINLCYEKGVQVVFNPAPATKEIEDELINKINILIPNETELSFLSGEKTLEKDNIEQIAKKTYKKGCTHLIVTLGSKGSLYLGKGGSKYFSIKKTKVVDSTAAGDSFIGALVTGIIKGKSIDEAMEYASYAASLTVSKSGAQSSLPTKKEVEEFIKSYK, from the coding sequence ATGTCAGATGTAGTAGTTGTAGGGAGTTTAAATATGGATATGGTAGTATCTGTACCACATATACCTAAAATAGGTGAAACCATATTAGCAACAGACATTCAATATTATGGTGGTGGGAAAGGATCCAATCAAGCAATAGCAGCTGCCAGGTTAGGGTGTAAAGTTTCTATGATTGGAAAAGTAGGAAATGACAATAATGGAGAAGAGTTAATACAAAGTTTGAAGTCAGAAGGCATTAATACAGAAGGAGTTGAAATTTCAAACAATATAAGTGGAACAGCCTTTATAAATGTTAGCTCAGATGGTGATAACAATATTGTTGTATATCCAGGAGCAAATAATGATATAGATATTGAGCAAATAGAAAGATATAGGGAAATTATTGAAAATAGTAAAATATGTATTTTGCAAATGGAAATACCTTATAGAGTAGTAAAGTATGTAATTAATCTTTGTTATGAAAAAGGAGTACAAGTAGTATTCAATCCAGCACCAGCTACTAAAGAAATAGAAGATGAATTAATAAATAAAATTAATATTTTAATTCCAAATGAAACAGAATTAAGTTTTTTATCAGGTGAAAAAACATTGGAAAAAGATAATATTGAACAAATAGCAAAAAAGACTTATAAAAAAGGTTGTACTCACCTTATAGTTACTTTAGGAAGTAAAGGTAGTTTGTATTTAGGTAAGGGTGGTTCAAAATATTTTTCCATAAAAAAAACAAAAGTTGTTGATAGTACAGCTGCAGGAGATTCATTTATAGGTGCATTAGTAACAGGAATTATAAAAGGAAAAAGTATTGATGAAGCTATGGAATATGCTTCATATGCTGCGTCTTTAACAGTAAGTAAATCAGGAGCTCAAAGTTCTCTACCAACTAAAAAAGAAGTAGAGGAATTTATAAAAAGTTATAAATAA
- a CDS encoding ABC transporter permease, protein MLDNIAEIFDYTLIHATIRSSTPILFAALAAIITQQADILNIGVEGIMLSGAFVAVAVSFYTGSWLFAVIAAILVGVIISAIIGIAHLKYKADVFAVGTIINMLALALTRFFLNSILGVSGSFYSKEIVAIPKVNIPFIENSEFLNSIFNNYSLFEIVGIIMVFVLWYVLYKTVWGLRIRSVGLNSMAAETAGLNVFKNKFRVILISGVFGGIAGAHLSLGYSNLFVENMTNGRGFMGVAAMFFGGANPIFAWIGSLIFGLADSVGSRLQAYGLPSQFILMIPYVATIAILAISMASKIKRDKKMKSTIKS, encoded by the coding sequence ATGTTGGATAATATAGCAGAAATATTTGATTATACTTTAATTCATGCTACAATCAGATCTTCTACTCCTATACTGTTTGCTGCATTAGCTGCAATAATAACTCAACAAGCTGATATATTAAATATTGGTGTAGAAGGTATAATGCTATCAGGAGCTTTTGTAGCAGTAGCAGTAAGTTTTTATACGGGAAGTTGGTTATTTGCAGTAATAGCTGCTATTTTAGTAGGGGTTATTATATCTGCAATTATTGGAATTGCACATTTGAAATATAAGGCAGATGTATTTGCAGTAGGTACAATAATAAATATGTTAGCACTAGCTCTGACCAGATTCTTTTTAAATAGTATACTTGGAGTATCTGGTAGCTTTTATTCAAAAGAAATAGTTGCTATTCCTAAAGTAAATATACCTTTTATAGAAAACAGTGAATTTTTAAATAGTATATTTAATAACTATTCTCTTTTTGAGATAGTAGGAATTATCATGGTTTTTGTACTATGGTATGTATTATATAAAACAGTTTGGGGATTAAGAATCCGTTCTGTTGGGTTAAATTCAATGGCAGCAGAAACAGCAGGGTTAAACGTATTTAAAAATAAGTTTCGTGTTATTTTAATTTCTGGAGTATTTGGTGGAATTGCAGGAGCTCATTTATCCCTTGGATATTCTAATTTATTTGTAGAGAATATGACAAATGGTAGAGGTTTCATGGGAGTAGCAGCAATGTTCTTTGGAGGTGCAAATCCAATATTTGCTTGGATAGGAAGTTTAATATTCGGATTAGCAGATTCAGTAGGATCTAGACTACAAGCATACGGGTTACCATCTCAATTCATACTCATGATACCATATGTTGCAACAATAGCAATATTAGCTATATCAATGGCAAGTAAAATTAAGAGAGACAAAAAGATGAAAAGTACTATTAAAAGTTAA
- a CDS encoding ABC transporter ATP-binding protein yields MEKVVEMKNITKEFPGVKAVDSANFDLNKGEIHALIGENGAGKSTMMKMLYGLYTPSAGSIVIKGNEHKDFTTKDAINLGIGMVHQEFMLVEEMTVLENIILGFEPRKSYDRIDFSGARKKINRYIEDYGLDIQLNKKVKDISVGEAQRVEIIKTLYRGADILILDEPTAVLTPQETVKLFKIFKSLAADEKSIIFISHKLNEIMDISNRVTVMRHGKHIETVQTKETSIPDIAKMMVGREVFLDIDRKKPDVGEVLLSVEDVYIPGERELSKIKGVSLEVCRGEVLGIAGVDGNGQSEIIEGITGLRKIEKGDVKFKGKSIKKSSPLKIRKSGISHIPEDRNRRGLNREFTIQENLIADKYEEDILSKGIILKKAKIKEFATDLIERFDIRPSDPEISAEHLSGGNAQKIVIAREVSKEADLIIASQPTRGVDIGSIEFIRETINKAKSKGVGVLLVSADLQEILSLSDRIAVMYEGKITGILNNEEATEEKLGLLMTGGQK; encoded by the coding sequence TTGGAAAAAGTAGTTGAAATGAAAAATATAACGAAAGAATTTCCTGGGGTAAAGGCAGTTGATTCTGCTAATTTTGATTTAAATAAAGGTGAGATTCATGCTTTGATAGGCGAAAATGGAGCAGGCAAATCCACAATGATGAAAATGTTATATGGTTTGTATACCCCCAGTGCAGGTAGTATCGTTATTAAAGGTAATGAACATAAAGACTTTACAACTAAAGATGCTATTAATTTAGGTATTGGAATGGTCCATCAAGAATTTATGTTAGTTGAAGAAATGACAGTATTAGAAAATATAATTCTTGGATTTGAACCTAGAAAATCTTATGACAGAATAGATTTTAGTGGAGCAAGAAAAAAGATTAATAGATATATAGAAGATTATGGATTAGATATCCAATTAAATAAAAAAGTAAAAGACATATCTGTTGGAGAAGCACAGAGAGTAGAAATAATAAAAACTCTTTATAGAGGAGCAGATATTCTCATATTAGATGAGCCTACAGCAGTGTTAACTCCTCAAGAAACGGTTAAATTATTCAAGATTTTTAAAAGTCTTGCAGCAGATGAAAAGTCAATTATATTTATTTCTCATAAACTAAATGAAATAATGGATATTAGTAATAGAGTAACAGTAATGAGACATGGAAAACATATAGAAACAGTTCAAACAAAGGAGACAAGCATACCAGATATAGCAAAAATGATGGTTGGAAGAGAAGTTTTCTTAGACATTGATAGAAAGAAACCTGATGTTGGAGAAGTGCTATTATCTGTAGAAGATGTTTATATTCCTGGTGAAAGAGAATTGTCTAAAATAAAAGGAGTTTCATTAGAAGTATGTAGAGGAGAAGTTCTTGGAATAGCAGGAGTAGATGGAAATGGACAATCTGAAATAATTGAAGGAATAACTGGTCTTAGAAAAATAGAAAAAGGAGATGTTAAGTTTAAAGGAAAATCTATTAAAAAGTCATCTCCACTAAAAATAAGAAAATCTGGTATATCTCATATACCAGAAGATAGAAACAGAAGAGGACTTAATAGAGAATTTACAATACAAGAAAATTTGATAGCCGATAAATATGAAGAAGATATTTTATCCAAAGGAATTATATTGAAAAAGGCAAAGATAAAAGAATTTGCTACAGACCTTATTGAAAGATTTGATATAAGACCATCAGACCCTGAAATATCAGCTGAACATTTATCTGGTGGAAATGCTCAAAAGATAGTAATAGCCAGAGAAGTTTCAAAAGAAGCAGATTTAATTATAGCAAGTCAACCTACAAGGGGAGTTGATATTGGGTCTATAGAATTTATAAGAGAAACAATAAACAAGGCAAAATCCAAAGGAGTTGGCGTACTATTGGTTTCTGCTGATCTTCAAGAAATATTATCATTATCAGATAGAATAGCAGTGATGTATGAAGGTAAGATAACTGGGATTCTAAATAATGAAGAAGCAACAGAAGAAAAATTAGGATTATTAATGACGGGAGGACAGAAATAG
- a CDS encoding M20 family metallopeptidase, whose protein sequence is MIKDTKEFITESKIINILQRLSRIDSTQPEGNEKEVVKEILDIFKDYDIDYKMIDHGKNRASLVITLEGKDNDNSIAFLGHIDTVPVEDYEKWIYPPFDGVIEQGYMYGRGTADMKGGVTSMILTLLYLLENNITPSNKIKFCFTADEEANGIGILAVKENKILDDTKAIFVAEPSNEKIGLAEKGALWLEVNVEGLSAHGSRPELGVNAIEYLFEYIEKFKCRVKNDETNELLGKTTISINKFNGGIGTNVIPTEAKANIDIRTIPGHSHDEIIDMAKTIAQDMMDDKSNLNIIIDVENNRPAIETKRNQRFIKDIEQTFKQLKYDFDYKGIYFYTDASQVIPDIKVPFVILGPGDDKMAHQRDEKIKLSSISNITEIYINYILGI, encoded by the coding sequence ATGATTAAAGACACAAAAGAATTTATAACTGAAAGCAAGATAATAAACATATTACAAAGATTATCAAGAATAGATTCTACACAACCAGAAGGAAATGAAAAAGAGGTTGTAAAAGAAATATTAGATATATTCAAAGACTATGATATAGATTATAAAATGATTGATCATGGTAAGAATAGAGCATCTCTTGTAATAACACTAGAAGGCAAAGATAATGATAACTCAATTGCCTTTTTAGGTCATATAGACACTGTACCCGTAGAAGATTATGAGAAGTGGATATACCCTCCTTTTGATGGAGTTATAGAACAAGGATATATGTATGGCAGGGGTACAGCAGATATGAAAGGCGGAGTTACATCAATGATATTGACTCTATTATATCTTTTAGAAAACAATATAACTCCATCAAATAAAATCAAGTTTTGTTTTACTGCAGATGAAGAAGCTAATGGAATTGGTATATTAGCTGTTAAAGAAAATAAGATATTAGATGATACAAAGGCAATATTTGTAGCAGAACCTTCCAACGAAAAAATTGGACTTGCAGAAAAAGGAGCTTTATGGCTTGAAGTCAATGTTGAAGGTTTGTCAGCTCATGGGTCTAGACCAGAACTTGGGGTAAATGCAATAGAATATTTATTTGAGTATATAGAAAAATTTAAGTGTAGAGTTAAAAATGATGAAACAAACGAATTATTAGGTAAAACTACAATATCTATAAATAAGTTTAATGGTGGCATAGGGACAAACGTTATACCTACAGAAGCAAAAGCTAATATAGATATTCGTACTATACCAGGACATAGTCATGATGAAATAATAGATATGGCAAAAACTATAGCGCAGGATATGATGGATGATAAATCTAATTTAAATATTATAATAGATGTAGAAAATAATAGACCAGCTATTGAAACTAAAAGAAATCAAAGATTTATAAAAGATATAGAGCAAACATTTAAACAATTAAAATATGACTTTGATTATAAAGGTATATATTTCTATACTGATGCATCTCAAGTAATACCAGATATAAAAGTTCCATTTGTTATATTAGGTCCAGGTGATGATAAAATGGCACATCAAAGAGATGAAAAAATAAAATTATCATCAATATCAAATATAACAGAAATATATATAAATTATATATTAGGAATTTAG
- a CDS encoding tripartite tricarboxylate transporter permease → MNLLMEGLINVLNIQVILILLLGIISGIAIGSLPGLTATMGVALVLPITFGMEAVPGILLLIGVYFGSVYGGSLTAILINTPGTPASAATAMDGYAMSRKGLAHKALTISTLSSSIGGILSVIVLILVAPQLANFALRFSAPETFALAVFGISIISSISGKSMVKGLMAGILGLLIATIGIDPMGGFPRFTFGNINLANGLNLIPVMIGLFAASEAFKSMEDIFSKQNLDIKVEKVKLKWVEFKSLIITILRSAGIGTFIGMIPGAGGDITSFVAYNEAKRFSKNKDEFGKGAMKGIAAPEAANNSVTGGAMIPLLTLGIPGDAVTAVLLGALMVQGLQPGPLLFQNNGPIVYTLFVGMLLANIFLLVIGLFGIKYFTKILLVPKSILSPLILVLCVVGSYALNNNYFDVIVMLIAGIIGYFMVKLEFPVSPVILGLILGPLMESNLRRSLLMSQGNLSIFYTRSITLVLLVLAIITLLTPIISNNLKSKLKKSAKSENN, encoded by the coding sequence TACAAGTTATATTAATATTATTATTAGGTATTATTAGTGGTATAGCTATTGGCTCATTACCTGGACTTACTGCGACAATGGGGGTAGCCCTAGTATTACCTATTACTTTTGGAATGGAAGCTGTACCAGGAATATTATTATTAATAGGAGTTTATTTTGGTTCTGTATATGGAGGATCTTTAACTGCTATATTAATTAATACACCAGGTACACCGGCATCAGCTGCTACAGCTATGGATGGATATGCAATGTCTAGAAAAGGACTAGCTCATAAAGCACTTACAATTTCTACATTATCTTCTTCTATAGGAGGTATTTTAAGTGTTATTGTATTAATTTTAGTAGCTCCACAACTAGCAAACTTTGCATTGAGGTTTAGTGCACCTGAAACTTTTGCATTAGCTGTTTTTGGAATATCTATTATTTCAAGTATATCAGGCAAATCCATGGTAAAGGGATTAATGGCAGGAATTTTAGGATTATTAATAGCTACAATTGGGATAGATCCTATGGGTGGATTTCCACGATTTACTTTTGGAAATATAAATTTAGCTAATGGACTTAATTTAATTCCTGTTATGATTGGATTATTTGCAGCATCTGAAGCATTTAAATCAATGGAAGATATTTTTTCTAAACAAAATTTAGATATTAAAGTTGAAAAAGTTAAGCTTAAATGGGTAGAATTTAAATCATTAATCATTACTATTCTAAGGTCAGCAGGTATTGGTACTTTTATAGGAATGATACCAGGTGCAGGAGGAGATATAACATCTTTTGTTGCATATAATGAAGCTAAACGTTTTTCTAAAAATAAGGATGAATTTGGTAAAGGTGCTATGAAAGGAATAGCTGCTCCAGAAGCTGCTAATAATAGTGTAACTGGTGGTGCGATGATTCCTTTATTGACACTTGGAATACCAGGAGATGCTGTTACTGCTGTTTTATTAGGAGCTTTAATGGTTCAAGGGTTGCAACCTGGTCCACTTTTATTTCAAAATAATGGACCTATAGTTTATACATTGTTTGTAGGAATGCTATTAGCGAATATATTTCTATTAGTTATAGGTCTTTTTGGAATTAAATATTTTACTAAAATTTTATTAGTACCTAAATCTATTTTATCACCATTAATTTTAGTTCTTTGTGTAGTTGGTTCTTATGCTTTAAATAATAATTATTTTGATGTTATAGTGATGTTGATTGCAGGGATAATTGGTTATTTTATGGTTAAACTAGAATTTCCTGTATCTCCAGTAATATTAGGATTAATACTTGGACCTTTAATGGAAAGTAATTTAAGAAGATCATTATTAATGTCTCAAGGTAATTTAAGTATATTTTATACTAGATCTATAACATTAGTATTATTAGTTTTAGCTATTATAACTTTATTAACTCCAATAATATCTAACAATTTAAAGTCTAAGTTAAAGAAGAGTGCTAAAAGCGAAAATAACTAG
- a CDS encoding LacI family DNA-binding transcriptional regulator, whose product MTIKKIAQLANVSTATVSKVINGKDKYISEATKLKILKIVEQEGYVPNGIAKSLKIKKTKTIGIIIPDVMNLFFSELARGVEDAAEKRGYTVILCNSDNKESKEEKYIQMLQEKKVDGIIITAPENRTHQSIKIQDIPLVLVDRDIGTQTDQKIGRITVDNRDGAYKATKYLIENGCREIGMISSNYKNKPSADRIKGYEKALDESNINIEQNKIFLENYTIESGYNGAKKILKETEVDGIFCGNDLIAIGAIKALREKDIRIPEQVKIIGFDDIQISQYMDPPLTTIRQPIYQMGEESVKMLISLIKNKGKNLEKVLQTKLIQRGSA is encoded by the coding sequence ATGACTATTAAGAAAATTGCCCAATTAGCAAACGTTTCTACAGCTACAGTATCTAAAGTAATAAATGGAAAAGATAAATATATAAGTGAAGCTACAAAATTAAAAATACTGAAAATAGTAGAGCAAGAAGGATATGTTCCAAATGGAATTGCAAAGAGTTTAAAGATAAAGAAAACTAAGACAATAGGAATTATAATTCCGGATGTAATGAATCTTTTTTTCTCTGAGTTAGCACGTGGTGTAGAAGATGCTGCAGAGAAAAGGGGATATACTGTTATTTTGTGTAACTCAGATAATAAAGAATCAAAAGAAGAAAAATATATACAAATGTTACAAGAAAAAAAGGTAGATGGAATAATAATTACTGCTCCTGAGAATAGAACACATCAATCTATAAAAATTCAGGATATTCCACTAGTATTAGTAGATCGAGATATAGGTACTCAAACAGATCAAAAAATAGGTAGAATCACTGTAGATAATAGAGACGGTGCCTATAAAGCAACAAAATATTTAATAGAAAATGGCTGTAGAGAGATAGGTATGATTTCATCAAACTATAAAAATAAACCATCAGCAGATCGTATTAAAGGATATGAAAAAGCTCTAGATGAAAGTAACATTAATATAGAACAAAATAAAATCTTTTTAGAAAATTACACTATAGAATCAGGATATAATGGAGCTAAAAAAATATTAAAAGAAACGGAAGTAGATGGAATATTTTGTGGAAATGATTTAATAGCTATTGGAGCTATAAAAGCCCTTAGAGAGAAGGATATAAGAATTCCAGAACAAGTTAAAATAATTGGATTTGATGATATTCAAATATCTCAATATATGGATCCACCATTAACAACAATTAGACAACCTATATATCAGATGGGAGAAGAGTCAGTGAAAATGTTAATTTCATTGATAAAAAATAAAGGCAAAAATCTAGAAAAAGTTTTACAAACAAAACTTATTCAGAGAGGGAGTGCTTAA
- a CDS encoding ABC transporter permease, whose amino-acid sequence MWSRKSGYYNTIMSIIVALIIGGIAIAIMGHNPFEAYIQLFQGAFVGKFNFGGTIEKFVPLMLAGLAFAVSSKVRVFNVGVEGQLYLGAMGAAWVGFTFTNLPKIIHVPFAMIVAMIVGALWAAIPGILKAYYRVNEVLTTILLNYVAIYLTSYLVNYPFSGGTGVAQSPPIAKTAELSKILKPSRASTGLFIAIAVVIFIYWLFYKTTVGYKLRSVGLNPDFTEYIGTNPKRAMVSGMMISGSIGGLAGAIEVMGIYGLFLDNFSQGIGFDGMLAALIAKSNFVLVPVLSFFIAALKSGALSMERYTGVPKSLIDAIIAVFILFATMEGLFKLRKKLKNKKEAEENVG is encoded by the coding sequence ATGTGGTCAAGAAAATCAGGTTATTATAACACTATAATGTCTATAATAGTCGCTTTAATAATTGGAGGAATTGCCATAGCAATTATGGGACACAATCCGTTTGAAGCCTATATTCAATTGTTTCAAGGTGCTTTTGTAGGAAAGTTTAATTTTGGTGGAACAATAGAAAAATTTGTGCCATTAATGTTAGCAGGGTTAGCTTTTGCAGTTTCGTCAAAGGTACGTGTATTTAATGTAGGAGTTGAAGGACAGCTTTATTTAGGAGCTATGGGTGCAGCATGGGTAGGTTTTACTTTTACTAATCTGCCAAAAATAATCCATGTTCCATTTGCTATGATAGTTGCTATGATAGTAGGAGCTTTGTGGGCAGCTATACCAGGAATATTAAAGGCATATTATAGAGTAAATGAAGTATTGACAACTATATTATTAAATTATGTAGCTATATATCTTACATCTTATTTAGTTAATTATCCATTTTCAGGAGGTACTGGTGTAGCTCAATCTCCTCCTATAGCTAAAACTGCTGAGTTATCTAAGATATTAAAACCAAGTAGAGCTAGTACTGGATTATTTATTGCTATAGCTGTAGTTATATTTATATATTGGTTATTTTATAAAACTACTGTAGGGTACAAGCTTAGAAGTGTAGGGCTTAATCCTGATTTCACTGAATATATAGGGACAAATCCTAAAAGAGCTATGGTAAGTGGAATGATGATTAGTGGTTCTATTGGAGGACTTGCAGGTGCAATAGAAGTTATGGGTATATATGGTTTATTTCTTGATAATTTCTCACAAGGAATTGGTTTTGATGGAATGTTAGCTGCATTAATAGCAAAGAGTAATTTTGTATTAGTACCTGTTTTATCATTCTTTATTGCTGCATTAAAATCAGGAGCATTAAGTATGGAAAGATATACAGGAGTTCCAAAATCTTTAATTGATGCGATAATAGCAGTATTTATACTGTTTGCTACTATGGAAGGTTTATTTAAATTAAGAAAAAAATTAAAAAATAAAAAGGAGGCAGAAGAAAATGTTGGATAA
- a CDS encoding BMP family lipoprotein has protein sequence MKKKVLAIMLVFMLSISVVLTGCNSSGEGSDEGGKDKLKVAVVLAGFLGDKSFNDSAWEGIQKAKEEFDLEVKVLESKVPADWESNLVAMAQDDYDLVMGVSTQFEEIIKKHAPEFPDVKFALIDGVAKLDNVSSAIFAQNEGSFLAGAAASMFTQKTEIENVNDEKTIGWVGGMDIPVLHDFLVGYEQGAKHIDPETEVLVSFAETFNDPLKGKELTLAQYSQGADIVMNVASNTGNGILEAANETDKYAIGVDLDQDDVYPGAILTSMLKRVDVASYTVVKSVVEDNFKGGEITRMDVSNDGVGLTDMSVMKEALGDKFPQDILDKIEELSEQIKSGEIEVESYSGFSVE, from the coding sequence ATGAAAAAGAAAGTTTTAGCAATTATGTTAGTTTTCATGTTATCAATATCAGTTGTATTAACAGGATGTAATTCATCAGGTGAAGGTTCTGATGAAGGTGGAAAAGATAAGTTAAAAGTTGCAGTAGTATTAGCAGGGTTCTTAGGAGATAAATCATTTAATGATTCAGCTTGGGAAGGTATTCAAAAAGCAAAAGAAGAATTTGACTTAGAAGTTAAGGTTTTAGAATCTAAAGTTCCAGCTGACTGGGAATCAAATCTTGTAGCTATGGCACAAGATGATTATGATCTTGTTATGGGAGTATCAACACAATTTGAAGAGATTATAAAGAAACATGCACCTGAATTTCCAGATGTAAAGTTTGCATTAATAGACGGAGTTGCAAAATTAGATAATGTTTCATCAGCAATTTTTGCACAAAATGAAGGTTCATTTTTAGCAGGAGCAGCAGCTTCAATGTTTACACAAAAGACAGAAATAGAAAATGTAAATGATGAAAAAACAATAGGATGGGTTGGAGGAATGGATATTCCAGTTCTTCATGACTTCTTAGTTGGATATGAGCAAGGAGCAAAACATATAGATCCAGAAACTGAAGTTTTGGTTTCATTTGCAGAAACATTTAATGATCCACTTAAAGGAAAAGAGTTAACGTTGGCTCAATATAGTCAAGGTGCTGACATAGTAATGAATGTAGCATCTAATACAGGTAATGGAATACTTGAAGCAGCTAATGAAACAGATAAGTATGCAATAGGTGTTGATTTAGATCAAGATGATGTTTATCCAGGTGCAATATTAACATCTATGTTAAAAAGAGTGGATGTAGCTAGTTATACAGTTGTTAAATCAGTAGTTGAAGATAATTTTAAAGGTGGAGAAATTACTAGAATGGATGTAAGTAATGATGGTGTAGGACTTACAGATATGTCTGTAATGAAAGAAGCTTTAGGAGATAAATTTCCACAAGATATCTTAGATAAGATAGAAGAGTTATCTGAACAAATTAAATCTGGAGAGATAGAAGTAGAATCTTATTCAGGATTTTCAGTAGAATAA